One window from the genome of Natronomonas pharaonis DSM 2160 encodes:
- a CDS encoding 2-oxoacid:ferredoxin oxidoreductase subunit beta: MSSNVRFTDFKSDKQPTWCPGCGDFGTMNGMMKALAETGNDPDNTFVVAGIGCSGKIGTYMHSYALHGVHGRALPVGTGVKMANPELEVMVAGGDGDGYSIGAGHFIHAVRRNVDMTYVVMDNRIYGLTKGQASPTSREDFETSTSPDGTNQQPVNPLALALAAGGTFIAQSFSSDSQRHAELVQEAIEHDGFGFVNVYSPCVTFNDVDTYDYFRDAIVDVGDEDVDHDPSDYDEAKELILDREKEYQGVLYQDESSVPFEVREGVDEPMVDIPDGAPEDATDLVREFY, translated from the coding sequence ATGAGTTCGAACGTACGTTTTACTGATTTCAAGTCAGACAAGCAGCCGACGTGGTGTCCCGGGTGCGGTGATTTCGGGACGATGAACGGGATGATGAAGGCGCTGGCGGAAACCGGCAACGACCCGGACAACACGTTTGTTGTCGCGGGTATCGGCTGCTCCGGTAAGATTGGGACCTACATGCATTCGTATGCGTTGCACGGTGTCCACGGTCGCGCCCTGCCGGTCGGGACGGGCGTCAAGATGGCCAATCCGGAGCTTGAGGTGATGGTTGCTGGCGGCGACGGTGATGGCTACTCGATTGGGGCTGGCCACTTCATCCACGCCGTCCGCCGAAACGTCGACATGACCTACGTGGTCATGGACAACCGCATTTACGGGTTGACGAAGGGCCAGGCGTCGCCGACATCGCGTGAGGACTTCGAGACCTCGACGTCGCCGGACGGGACCAACCAGCAGCCGGTGAATCCGCTGGCGCTGGCGCTTGCAGCAGGCGGGACCTTCATCGCCCAGTCCTTTTCGTCGGACTCCCAGCGCCACGCCGAACTCGTCCAAGAGGCCATCGAGCACGACGGCTTCGGCTTCGTGAACGTCTACTCGCCGTGTGTGACGTTCAACGACGTCGATACCTACGACTACTTCCGGGATGCAATCGTCGATGTCGGCGACGAGGACGTCGACCACGACCCTTCGGATTACGACGAGGCCAAAGAGCTCATCCTTGACCGCGAAAAGGAGTACCAGGGCGTGCTGTATCAGGATGAGAGTTCGGTGCCGTTCGAGGTCCGCGAAGGCGTCGACGAGCCGATGGTCGACATCCCCGACGGTGCCCCCGAAGACGCCACCGACCTCGTCCGCGAATTCTACTAA
- a CDS encoding DUF7090 family protein gives MDYELAIENTPETVPAGTGILLIHPSTGETDRIDTDFFKTDTDRLFVISTRTTAREVQQKLEYYDVDESTAEILDTLSVERGYSRRSSDRVHYVSAPDDLDGIVETTRQFLDENEGKRRISLDSVTEMAYYADEERALEAVGELLELLAEYDAVGLFHLSEEVHDDADVEAFKELFDGIVYLEEDGTVESQF, from the coding sequence ATGGACTACGAACTCGCCATCGAGAACACACCGGAGACAGTCCCGGCCGGCACCGGCATTCTGCTCATCCACCCGAGCACTGGCGAAACCGACCGCATCGACACCGACTTCTTCAAAACCGATACCGACCGACTGTTCGTCATCTCGACGCGGACGACAGCCAGAGAGGTCCAGCAGAAGCTAGAGTACTACGATGTCGACGAATCAACGGCCGAGATTCTGGACACGCTGTCGGTCGAGCGGGGCTATTCACGGCGGAGCTCGGACCGGGTCCACTACGTTTCCGCGCCGGACGACCTCGACGGCATTGTTGAGACGACACGGCAGTTCCTCGACGAAAACGAAGGCAAGCGCCGCATCAGCCTCGATTCGGTGACCGAAATGGCCTACTACGCCGATGAGGAGCGGGCACTCGAAGCAGTCGGGGAGCTGCTGGAGCTGCTCGCCGAGTACGACGCCGTTGGGCTGTTCCACCTCTCCGAAGAGGTCCACGATGACGCCGACGTCGAGGCGTTCAAGGAGCTGTTCGACGGTATCGTCTACCTCGAAGAAGACGGGACGGTTGAAAGTCAGTTCTAG
- the nasA gene encoding assimilatory nitrate reductase NasA: MRCAVGCGHVHHGADIGDGVAVARGDPAHPTNEGLACGRGIRESTDPGGEWLTRPLVRRSEELVPTTWDIALGAAVTGLREQIADDPHSVAVLGSGQQTNEAAYALGKLARGGIGTRHYDANTTLCMASAVAAYYDAFGSDAPPPTYDDIPDAETHLVWGANPAVAHPVMFRWIHDSATDDGELIVVDPVETKTAQAADEHVRPDPGTDLALARAVLARLLDRGEVDREFVANHTVGFDDLQAVLPEAETAAERAGVSLATVDRLCAALARPTLCYWGMGVNQHVQGTDTAAALVDLCLATGNLGSGSGPFSLTGQANSMGTRVCSAKGTWPGHRPFADPEARRDVASAWDVPVDRLPDDTGPGPVGIVEAIEAGHVDAAYAVATNPAAGMPDADAVRDALEDVFLVVQDAFRTETTALADVVLPAATWGECEGTTTNMERRISRVRPVMEPPAGVKTDLELITTLGNAFEPGLFATDEPAAVFEEFAALTRGTVADCSGVSYARLDAEHAVRWPAPDATTQGGYRYLDDDGGWTFPTPSGRARFSTATFDGLAEPTSESYPLTLTTARTDAEYNTGIRSRDPGDDDPATARVHPETATADDGATVRVESPRGSVPARLTHDVAVPTGVVWLPIHHPRVNELTTRKRDPTGEPNFKQCSVRVRAAEDGGAERVGEADKPDQSMTAR, encoded by the coding sequence ATGCGGTGTGCGGTCGGCTGCGGACACGTCCACCACGGTGCTGACATCGGCGACGGCGTCGCCGTCGCCCGCGGCGACCCGGCCCATCCGACCAACGAGGGGCTGGCCTGCGGCCGCGGAATCCGCGAGAGCACGGACCCCGGCGGTGAGTGGCTCACGCGGCCGCTCGTTCGTCGTTCGGAAGAGCTCGTGCCGACGACATGGGATATCGCGCTCGGAGCGGCCGTCACCGGGCTCCGAGAGCAGATAGCGGACGACCCCCACAGCGTCGCCGTCCTCGGGAGCGGCCAACAGACCAACGAGGCCGCCTATGCGCTCGGAAAGCTCGCCCGAGGCGGCATCGGAACCCGACACTACGATGCGAACACGACGCTGTGCATGGCCAGCGCCGTCGCTGCCTACTACGACGCCTTCGGCAGCGACGCGCCCCCGCCGACATACGATGACATCCCCGACGCAGAAACACATCTCGTGTGGGGGGCGAACCCGGCGGTCGCCCACCCGGTCATGTTCCGCTGGATTCACGATTCGGCGACAGACGACGGAGAGCTCATCGTCGTCGACCCGGTGGAAACAAAGACCGCACAGGCGGCAGACGAACACGTCAGACCGGACCCCGGAACCGACCTTGCGCTTGCCCGTGCAGTCCTTGCCCGATTGCTCGACCGTGGCGAGGTCGACCGCGAGTTCGTCGCAAACCACACGGTGGGGTTCGACGACCTCCAAGCCGTGCTTCCCGAGGCGGAGACTGCCGCCGAAAGAGCCGGCGTGTCGCTGGCGACTGTTGACCGACTCTGTGCGGCGCTTGCACGACCGACGCTGTGCTACTGGGGGATGGGCGTCAACCAGCACGTTCAGGGTACCGACACCGCCGCCGCGCTGGTCGACCTGTGTCTGGCGACGGGCAACCTCGGTTCGGGGAGCGGCCCGTTCTCGCTGACCGGGCAGGCGAACTCGATGGGGACCCGCGTCTGTTCCGCGAAAGGAACGTGGCCCGGCCACCGGCCGTTCGCAGACCCCGAAGCACGGCGGGATGTCGCCAGCGCGTGGGACGTGCCGGTCGACCGCCTGCCGGACGATACCGGCCCCGGCCCGGTCGGTATCGTTGAGGCCATCGAAGCCGGCCACGTCGATGCGGCCTACGCCGTCGCGACGAATCCCGCCGCCGGAATGCCCGACGCCGACGCCGTCCGGGACGCGCTCGAAGATGTCTTCCTCGTAGTACAGGACGCGTTCCGTACGGAGACAACGGCGTTGGCGGACGTGGTGTTGCCCGCCGCGACGTGGGGGGAATGTGAAGGGACGACGACGAACATGGAGCGTCGGATATCCCGGGTGCGGCCCGTGATGGAGCCACCAGCCGGCGTCAAGACGGACCTTGAGCTGATAACGACGCTTGGAAACGCCTTCGAGCCGGGGCTGTTTGCGACCGACGAGCCCGCAGCCGTCTTTGAGGAATTCGCCGCCTTGACCCGCGGGACTGTTGCCGACTGCTCCGGGGTCAGCTACGCGCGGCTCGACGCCGAACACGCCGTTCGGTGGCCCGCCCCCGATGCGACGACGCAGGGCGGCTACCGGTATCTGGACGACGACGGCGGCTGGACGTTCCCGACGCCGTCCGGGCGGGCGCGGTTCTCGACGGCCACGTTCGATGGGCTCGCCGAACCGACCTCCGAGTCGTACCCGCTGACGCTGACGACCGCCAGAACCGACGCCGAATACAACACCGGCATCCGCTCGCGCGACCCCGGCGACGACGACCCGGCGACGGCGCGAGTCCACCCGGAAACTGCAACGGCTGACGATGGCGCGACCGTTCGTGTTGAGTCACCGCGTGGGTCGGTCCCGGCACGCCTCACACACGACGTGGCCGTCCCTACGGGTGTTGTCTGGCTGCCCATCCACCATCCGCGAGTCAACGAACTCACGACGCGAAAGCGCGACCCGACGGGCGAGCCGAACTTCAAGCAGTGTTCGGTTCGCGTCCGTGCAGCCGAGGACGGCGGGGCCGAGCGCGTCGGCGAAGCCGACAAGCCCGACCAGTCCATGACCGCCCGATGA
- a CDS encoding FAD-dependent oxidoreductase — protein sequence MDPIETTVAAVREVGPDAVAIDIETPSGFEAAPGQFVKLSAELDGDTTGRFYTVSSPDTEAVFEITVGYDAEEAGAFSEYLQAIEAGDTVTITGPFGNDYYEGEPRAVIIAGGPGVGPAVAIAERALADGHDAAVVYVDDEPLHEDRLASLSAGGANVLVLNGAEQLGDAVADAVTNGDGEQVFVYGFSSFLEDATAAIEAAGGDADAAKTENFG from the coding sequence ATGGACCCAATCGAGACGACCGTCGCCGCCGTCCGCGAGGTCGGCCCCGACGCTGTCGCCATCGACATCGAAACGCCGAGCGGGTTCGAGGCCGCGCCGGGGCAGTTCGTCAAGCTCTCGGCCGAACTCGACGGCGATACCACCGGGCGGTTCTACACTGTCTCGTCACCTGATACTGAAGCGGTGTTCGAAATCACGGTCGGGTACGACGCCGAAGAGGCCGGTGCGTTCAGCGAGTACCTTCAGGCCATCGAGGCCGGGGACACGGTGACAATTACTGGCCCGTTCGGGAACGACTACTACGAGGGTGAGCCGCGAGCAGTTATCATCGCCGGCGGGCCAGGGGTCGGCCCGGCGGTCGCTATCGCCGAGCGCGCGCTCGCGGACGGACACGATGCTGCCGTGGTGTACGTCGACGATGAGCCGCTCCACGAGGACCGGCTCGCTTCGCTCTCGGCGGGTGGGGCCAACGTTTTGGTGCTGAACGGCGCCGAACAGCTCGGGGATGCCGTCGCTGACGCCGTCACCAACGGGGACGGCGAGCAGGTTTTCGTCTACGGGTTCTCGTCGTTCCTCGAAGACGCAACGGCGGCTATCGAGGCGGCGGGCGGCGACGCCGACGCGGCAAAGACCGAAAACTTCGGGTGA
- a CDS encoding 2-oxoacid:acceptor oxidoreductase subunit alpha, with translation MPEDLNWAVGGEAGDGIDSTGKIFAQALSRAGRHVFTSKDFASRIRGGYTAYKVRTSVDRVESVVDRLDILIALTQRTVDENLDELHEDSIIIYDGERSMMSDFEAPGEMTGLDVPLKALAEDAGGAIMRNIVALGAACEVADFNIEYLDESLEKRFGGKGEAIVDNNKEAARLGAEYVREEYDLSTPYDLETTDNDYVLLNGDEAIGMGAIAGGCRFYAGYPITPATDVMEYLKGRVENYGGVVVQAEDELSAINMALGAARAGARSMTATSGPGIDLMAETFGLVATSETPLVICNVMRSGPSTGMPTKQEQGDLTAMLHGGHGEVPRFVLAPTNISECFHKTVEAFNLAEKYQLPVYLTADLSLAVTEQTFEPEEFDMDAVEIDRGKVVDEDNIDEWTNQKGQFQPHAITDDGISPRAFPGTEDGAHMSTGLEHDELGRRTEDTEMRVKQVDKRDRKVETAIEREDFDYREYGDADADTLVISWGSNEGAMREAIGYLDEEDLDVRFISVPYIFPRPDLSEEIDAADDVIVVECNATGQFADLIEHDALTRVERINKYNGVRFKADELAEDIKAALGETAEVEA, from the coding sequence ATGCCAGAGGACCTAAACTGGGCCGTCGGCGGCGAAGCCGGCGATGGGATTGACTCCACCGGGAAAATCTTCGCCCAGGCGCTCTCCCGCGCAGGGCGCCACGTTTTTACCTCGAAAGACTTCGCATCGAGAATCCGCGGCGGGTACACCGCCTACAAGGTACGAACATCTGTCGACCGCGTCGAAAGCGTCGTCGACCGACTCGACATCCTCATCGCGCTCACACAGCGCACCGTCGATGAGAACCTCGATGAACTCCACGAGGACTCCATCATCATCTACGACGGCGAGCGTTCGATGATGTCGGACTTCGAAGCCCCCGGGGAGATGACGGGGCTCGATGTTCCGCTGAAGGCGCTTGCGGAGGATGCCGGCGGCGCCATTATGCGGAACATCGTCGCCCTCGGTGCAGCCTGTGAGGTCGCCGATTTCAACATCGAATATCTCGACGAGTCACTCGAAAAGCGCTTCGGCGGCAAGGGTGAGGCCATCGTCGACAACAACAAGGAAGCCGCTCGGCTCGGCGCAGAGTACGTCCGTGAGGAATACGACCTCTCGACGCCCTATGACCTTGAGACGACCGACAACGACTACGTCCTTCTGAACGGCGACGAGGCCATCGGGATGGGCGCAATCGCCGGCGGCTGCCGGTTCTACGCCGGCTACCCCATTACGCCCGCAACGGACGTAATGGAGTATCTCAAAGGACGTGTCGAGAACTACGGTGGCGTCGTCGTGCAGGCCGAAGACGAACTGTCGGCCATCAACATGGCGCTCGGTGCCGCCCGCGCAGGCGCCCGCTCGATGACAGCGACGTCCGGGCCGGGTATTGACCTGATGGCGGAGACGTTCGGGCTTGTCGCCACCTCGGAGACGCCGCTTGTCATCTGTAACGTTATGCGCTCCGGCCCCTCGACCGGGATGCCGACGAAGCAAGAACAGGGCGACCTCACTGCGATGCTCCACGGCGGCCACGGCGAGGTTCCCCGGTTCGTTCTCGCACCGACGAACATCTCGGAGTGTTTCCACAAGACCGTCGAGGCGTTCAACCTCGCCGAGAAGTATCAGCTCCCCGTCTACCTCACCGCTGACCTCTCGCTTGCGGTCACCGAACAGACCTTCGAGCCCGAGGAGTTCGACATGGACGCCGTCGAAATCGACCGCGGCAAGGTCGTCGACGAGGACAACATCGACGAGTGGACAAACCAGAAGGGGCAGTTCCAGCCGCACGCCATCACCGACGACGGCATCAGCCCCCGCGCCTTCCCCGGCACGGAGGACGGCGCTCACATGTCGACCGGCCTCGAACACGACGAACTCGGCCGCCGAACCGAGGACACGGAGATGCGGGTCAAGCAGGTCGACAAACGCGACCGGAAGGTCGAAACCGCAATCGAGCGCGAGGACTTCGATTACCGCGAGTACGGCGACGCGGACGCCGACACGCTCGTCATCTCGTGGGGCTCCAACGAGGGCGCAATGCGGGAGGCCATCGGCTACCTCGACGAGGAAGACCTCGATGTGCGATTCATTTCGGTGCCGTACATCTTCCCACGGCCGGACCTCTCCGAGGAGATTGACGCCGCAGACGACGTGATTGTCGTCGAGTGTAACGCGACTGGTCAGTTCGCAGACCTGATAGAACACGACGCGCTCACGCGGGTCGAACGAATCAACAAGTACAACGGCGTCCGCTTCAAGGCGGACGAACTCGCAGAGGATATCAAGGCCGCTCTCGGCGAAACAGCGGAGGTCGAAGCATAA
- a CDS encoding RlmE family RNA methyltransferase has translation MTRKDDYYNRAKQQGYRSRAAYKLKQLDEAADLINEGDTVVDLGAAPGGWLQVANELAGEAGTVVGVDLQRIDPIEGVETVRGDMTEDATREKVRALVGEADVVISDMAPNMTGEYSLDHARSVHLARMAFETALDLLAPNGDLVAKVFEGPDTDDLRADIDREFEYVRTIHPDASRDSSSELFMVAKGRLTAPVREGDTLEVEIDNLGDEGDGVAKVDGYTLFVSGAEPGDAPEVRVTDVKPRFGFAETLE, from the coding sequence ATGACACGGAAAGACGATTATTACAACCGGGCCAAACAGCAGGGCTATCGGAGTCGGGCCGCCTACAAGCTCAAACAGCTCGACGAAGCCGCCGACCTCATCAACGAGGGCGATACGGTTGTCGACCTCGGTGCCGCCCCCGGTGGCTGGTTACAGGTCGCCAATGAACTGGCCGGCGAGGCAGGCACTGTTGTCGGCGTCGACCTCCAGCGCATCGACCCGATCGAAGGGGTCGAGACGGTCCGCGGCGACATGACTGAGGATGCAACCCGAGAGAAGGTTCGGGCGCTCGTCGGCGAAGCTGACGTGGTGATATCGGATATGGCACCCAACATGACCGGTGAATACTCCCTCGACCACGCCCGCTCGGTCCATCTGGCGCGGATGGCTTTCGAGACGGCACTCGATTTGCTCGCGCCGAACGGCGACCTCGTCGCCAAGGTCTTCGAGGGACCGGACACCGACGACCTTCGGGCAGACATCGACCGCGAGTTCGAGTACGTCCGGACGATTCACCCTGATGCCTCCCGAGACTCATCGTCGGAGCTGTTCATGGTCGCTAAGGGACGGCTCACAGCCCCGGTCCGTGAGGGCGACACGCTGGAAGTCGAGATCGACAATCTCGGCGACGAGGGCGACGGCGTCGCCAAGGTCGACGGCTACACCCTCTTTGTATCCGGTGCCGAACCAGGTGACGCGCCCGAAGTTCGCGTCACGGATGTCAAGCCCCGGTTCGGATTCGCCGAGACGCTGGAGTAG